One Neovison vison isolate M4711 chromosome 2, ASM_NN_V1, whole genome shotgun sequence genomic window carries:
- the CDCP2 gene encoding CUB domain-containing protein 2 has product MLAELGSCLLLAVVLLGPGPRAHAMKGVKCGGVLSAPSGNFSSPNFPRLYPYNTECSWLIVVAEGSSVLLTFHAFDLEYHDSCSFDYLEVYNGASGDKGSLLGRFCGQVPPPPFTSSWHVMSVVFHSDKHVASRGFSAGYQKDVCGGVLTGLSGVLTSPEYPDNYPNNVECHWVIRASGPATVKLVFMDFQVEGNEECTYDYVAVLGGPGPAHGHHYCGSTRPPTLVSLGHELQVIFKSDFNIGGRGFKAYYFSGECQEVYTAIRGNFSSPQYPSTYPNNIHCHWTIRLPLGYRVRLFFLDLDLEGPNSLTRTCDFDHLAVFDGASEEAPLLGNWCGHHLPAPVTSGHNQLLLLLHTDRSTTRRGFSVAYIGVVPMNVSCSRTDFQILISAQALAPLERTKVYLGSRNCAAQEAGGTFRIQARFDTCGTESQRRNNTSVIVSVLYIDFSAGGQEDIHEYEVRCEPRRKEASVHLLSGSDWLGPYAATAEHLQEAPPRDEVEDPEGPVAMVAQDTSDIVFLGLCILAGVLMVIAIVVLMLL; this is encoded by the exons ATGCTGGCAGAGCTGGGGTCCTGTCTGCTGCTGGCGGTGGTGCTGCTGGGCCCAGGTCCCAGGGCCCATGCCATGAAAG GTGTCAAATGTGGGGGTGTGCTCTCAGCACCTTCTGGAAACTTCTCCAGCCCCAACTTCCCCAGGCTCTACCCCTACAACACAGAGTGCAGCTGGCTGATTGTGGTGGCCGAGGGCTCGTCGGTGTTACTCACCTTCCATGCCTTCGACCTGGAGTACCACGACTCCTGCAGCTTCGACTACCTGGAGGTGTACAACGGGGCCTCAGGGGACAAGGGCAGCCTGCTGGGGAGGTTCTGtggccaggtgcccccaccaccCTTCACCTCTTCCTGGCATGTCATGTCTGTCGTCTTCCACTCAGATAAGCACGTGGCCAGCCGTGGCTTTTCTGCAGGCTACCAGAAAG ATGTGTGTGGTGGCGTCCTGACGGGACTTTCAGGGGTCCTCACCAGCCCCGAGTACCCGGACAACTACCCCAACAATGTGGAGTGTCACTGGGTGATTCGGGCCTCTGGCCCTGCCACCGTCAAGCTGGTGTTCATGGACTTCCAGGTGGAAGGCAATGAAGAGTGCACCTATGACTACGTGGCCGTGCTTGGGGGGCCTGGCCCCGCCCATGGGCATCACTACTGTGGCAGCACGCGGCCCCCCACTCTTGTGTCCCTGGGCCACGAGCTGCAGGTGATCTTCAAGTCTGACTTTAACATTGGAGGCCGGGGCTTCAAGGCCTACTACTTCTCAG GAGAATGCCAGGAGGTGTACACAGCCATACGGGGCAACTTCTCCAGTCCCCAGTACCCCAGTACCTACCCTAACAACATCCACTGCCACTGGACCATCCGCCTGCCTCTGGGCTACCGGGTCAGGCTGTTCTTCCTGGACCTGGACCTAGAGGGTCCCAACAGCCTGACCAGGACCTGTGACTTCGATCATCTGGCGGTCTTTGATGGGGCCAGTGAGGAGGCCCCCCTGCTGGGAAATTGGTGTGGCCACCATCTGCCAGCACCAGTCACCTCGGGCCACAACCAGCTCTTGCTTCTGCTGCACACAGACCGCAGCACCACCCGAAGGGGCTTCTCCGTGGCCTACATTGGAG TCGTGCCCATGAATGTGAGCTGCTCCCGCACGGACTTCCAGATCCTGATCTCCGCACAGGCGCTGGCACCTCTGGAGCGGACCAAGGTCTACCTGGGCAGCCGCAACTGTGCCGCCCAGGAAGCCGGCGGCACCTTCCGGATCCAGGCCCGCTTTGACACCTGTGGCACTGAGTCTCAG AGGAGGAACAACACCTCGGTGATCGTCAGTGTGCTGTACATCGACTTCTCGGCTGGTGGGCAGGAGGACATCCATGAGTATGAGGTCCGCTGTGAGCCACGGCGCAAGGAGGCTTCTGTCCACCTGCTGTCTGGCTCCGACTGGCTTGGGCCCTATGCTGCCACAGCCGAGCACCTTCAGGAAGCGCCCCCCAGGGATGAGGTGGAGGACCCAGAGGGCCCTGTGGCCATGGTGGCTCAGGACACCAGTGACATTGTCTTCCTGGGCCTTTGCATCCTAGCCGGAGTCCTCATGGTCATTGCCATCGTGGTCCTGATGCTGCTGTGA